From a single Sandaracinaceae bacterium genomic region:
- a CDS encoding DNA topoisomerase IB, whose protein sequence is MKHDLAWARRTLDDDPRTSADEAGLRYVDGEEPGYGRRKRGRGFSYLDLDGETVRSAQLRGRFDRLVIPPAWTEVWICRDRRGHIQATGRDDAGRKQYLYHPDWRRARDRHKYDRVVAFGKVLPRIRQQVERDLEGEGLSRGRVLASVVRLLETTLVRVGNDEYARKHEHYGLTTIRKKHVVRDGDDAEVVLDFKAKSGKDWRVEIDDPELVEIIVESLETPGYELFKYFDDDGRRRDVTSEDVNAYLREAAQARVTAKDFRTWAGTVLAAVALEEIERVDDEARHDRRLLRAIERVAKELGNTVAVCRSCYIHPEVLSPSEEDIAAVAAAVRDRAQVKLRDELALLRPEEAAVLAYLEQRLDQRSRRVEPVRLAS, encoded by the coding sequence GTGAAACACGACCTCGCGTGGGCCCGCCGCACCCTCGATGACGACCCCCGGACCTCGGCTGACGAGGCCGGGCTTCGCTACGTGGACGGCGAGGAGCCGGGCTATGGCCGTCGCAAGCGCGGCCGCGGCTTCTCGTACCTCGACCTCGACGGAGAGACGGTGCGCTCGGCGCAGCTGCGGGGGCGCTTCGACCGGCTCGTGATCCCGCCCGCGTGGACCGAGGTGTGGATCTGTCGCGACCGGCGAGGTCACATCCAGGCCACCGGCCGGGACGACGCGGGGCGCAAGCAGTACCTCTATCACCCGGACTGGCGGCGGGCGCGCGACCGCCACAAGTACGACCGGGTCGTCGCCTTCGGCAAGGTCCTGCCGCGCATTCGACAGCAGGTGGAGCGCGATCTCGAAGGAGAGGGGCTCTCGCGCGGGCGCGTGCTCGCGTCGGTCGTCCGCTTGCTCGAGACGACCCTCGTCCGGGTCGGCAACGACGAGTACGCGCGCAAGCACGAGCACTACGGCCTGACCACCATCCGCAAGAAGCACGTCGTGCGCGACGGGGACGACGCGGAGGTGGTGCTCGACTTCAAGGCGAAGTCGGGCAAGGACTGGCGCGTCGAGATCGACGATCCGGAGCTGGTGGAGATCATCGTCGAGAGTCTGGAGACGCCCGGCTACGAGCTCTTCAAGTACTTCGACGACGACGGTCGGAGGCGCGACGTGACCTCCGAGGACGTCAACGCCTACCTGCGCGAGGCGGCGCAGGCCCGGGTCACCGCGAAGGACTTCCGCACCTGGGCCGGCACCGTGCTCGCGGCGGTCGCGCTCGAGGAGATCGAGCGGGTCGATGACGAGGCGCGTCACGACCGCCGCCTGCTCCGCGCGATCGAGCGCGTGGCGAAGGAGCTCGGCAACACCGTCGCGGTCTGTCGCTCCTGCTACATCCACCCCGAGGTCCTCAGCCCCAGCGAGGAGGACATCGCCGCGGTCGCGGCCGCGGTCCGAGACAGGGCCCAGGTGAAGCTCCGGGACGAGCTCGCGCTGCTCCGCCCGGAGGAGGCGGCGGTGCTGGCCTACCTCGAGCAGCGCCTCGACCAGCGCAGCCGCCGCGTCGAGCCCGTGCGCCTCGCGTCCTGA
- a CDS encoding AraC family transcriptional regulator ligand-binding domain-containing protein, which produces MSHGDPLFIFRLTPLVLALAELDAAATDALLAECGLPASATRGAITAPLSRVERLVEEAARRSSKRPFGVALARAVPFGTYELAELLVRTAPDLERGLRELERHASLINPVGRFEVRETADETELHYFVHGTADALGATMNEFTFAYLHRALDDVTPGGLPLSRVWFSHRASEDAPALRACFGVDVTYGARTCGLSIPRGSSPTPLRTADPVVFAFLAKQGQERLRALGDRSAAAVVVDVIESQLGFAAADLDAVSARLGQTPRTVQRRLGDEGTTFREVLEDARKRRAEAMLADGMPFATIAEALGFSGVRSFRRAHRRWTR; this is translated from the coding sequence GTGTCGCACGGAGACCCGCTCTTCATCTTTCGGCTGACCCCGCTGGTGCTCGCGCTCGCGGAGCTGGACGCGGCCGCCACGGACGCGCTCCTCGCCGAGTGCGGGCTGCCCGCGAGCGCGACGCGGGGCGCGATCACCGCGCCGCTCTCACGCGTCGAGCGCCTGGTCGAGGAGGCCGCGCGGCGCTCGTCGAAGCGGCCCTTCGGCGTCGCGCTCGCGCGGGCCGTGCCCTTCGGCACCTACGAGCTGGCGGAGCTGCTCGTGCGGACCGCGCCGGACCTCGAGCGCGGCCTGCGCGAGCTCGAGCGCCACGCGAGCCTCATCAACCCGGTGGGCCGCTTCGAGGTGCGTGAGACCGCGGACGAGACGGAGCTGCACTACTTCGTGCACGGCACCGCGGACGCGCTCGGCGCGACGATGAACGAGTTCACCTTCGCCTACCTCCACCGCGCGCTCGACGACGTGACCCCGGGCGGCCTGCCGCTCTCGCGCGTCTGGTTCTCGCACCGCGCCTCCGAGGACGCGCCCGCGCTCCGGGCCTGCTTCGGTGTCGACGTCACCTACGGCGCGCGCACCTGCGGCCTGTCCATCCCGCGCGGCTCCAGCCCCACGCCGCTCCGGACCGCGGACCCCGTGGTCTTCGCCTTCCTCGCGAAGCAGGGGCAAGAAAGATTGCGCGCGCTCGGCGACCGCAGCGCGGCGGCGGTGGTCGTCGACGTCATCGAGAGCCAGCTCGGCTTCGCGGCCGCGGATCTCGACGCGGTCTCCGCGCGCCTCGGCCAGACCCCGCGCACCGTCCAGCGCCGCCTCGGCGACGAGGGCACGACCTTCCGTGAGGTCCTCGAGGACGCGCGCAAGCGCCGCGCGGAGGCCATGCTCGCCGACGGCATGCCCTTCGCCACCATCGCCGAAGCGCTCGGCTTCTCCGGGGTCCGCAGCTTCCGCCGCGCCCACCGCCGCTGGACGCGCTGA